In Streptomyces capitiformicae, one genomic interval encodes:
- a CDS encoding helix-turn-helix domain-containing protein: protein MPPRTSPSERQRRLGAELRKLRLRAGMSGDAAARLIEAERTRISHIESGRVDVPRNGLYKLLRAYGCPEGTYFDGLMAMAQVRGKGWWDEFSDTIGPAARDLAELESRATVVRTQEPLFIPGLLQTEEYASAVLGETERDPQRADRYVEFRMARQRVLTGAAPVMYHAVIHEAALHSHVGGPKVMRAQLLRLMEVSRLPHVTVQVFPFEAGAYSAYSQSFEIFGGSTPELDTVYLEHPTRSLFLRDGDQLDEYARMFERLCELALAPVDPESPPEAHRTRDSLSLIQHVMYTL from the coding sequence ATGCCACCAAGGACCAGCCCGAGCGAACGTCAGCGACGCCTGGGGGCCGAGCTGCGCAAACTGCGCCTCCGAGCCGGAATGTCTGGTGACGCCGCAGCGCGGCTCATCGAGGCCGAGCGAACAAGGATCAGCCACATCGAGTCGGGCCGCGTCGACGTTCCCCGTAACGGGCTGTACAAGTTGCTCCGCGCATACGGCTGCCCCGAAGGCACATACTTCGACGGCCTGATGGCGATGGCGCAGGTGCGGGGCAAGGGTTGGTGGGACGAGTTCTCCGACACGATCGGCCCGGCTGCGCGCGACCTGGCCGAACTTGAGTCACGGGCGACGGTGGTACGCACCCAGGAGCCGCTGTTCATCCCGGGCCTGCTCCAGACCGAGGAGTACGCCAGCGCCGTACTCGGCGAGACGGAGAGAGACCCTCAACGTGCCGACCGATACGTCGAGTTCCGTATGGCCCGGCAACGCGTCCTCACCGGGGCCGCGCCCGTCATGTACCACGCCGTCATCCACGAAGCGGCGCTCCACTCCCATGTCGGCGGCCCGAAGGTGATGCGGGCACAGCTGCTGCGCCTGATGGAGGTGTCCCGGCTGCCCCATGTGACCGTGCAGGTCTTCCCCTTCGAGGCCGGCGCATACTCCGCGTACAGCCAGTCGTTCGAGATCTTCGGCGGCTCAACGCCCGAGCTGGACACGGTCTATCTCGAACACCCCACGCGCTCCCTCTTCTTGCGGGATGGTGACCAGCTCGACGAATACGCCAGAATGTTCGAGCGGCTCTGTGAACTGGCCCTGGCTCCTGTGGATCCTGAATCCCCTCCGGAAGCGCACAGGACCCGGGACTCCCTGAGCCTCATCCAGCACGTCATGTACACCCTTTGA
- a CDS encoding DUF397 domain-containing protein encodes MPQLTWQKSSFSGGGEGSCVELAAATATLIHLRESDRPYEITTVAPQALACLLHMVKAGTLKR; translated from the coding sequence ATGCCCCAGCTCACCTGGCAGAAGTCGTCGTTCAGTGGTGGTGGCGAGGGCAGCTGCGTAGAGCTGGCGGCGGCCACCGCGACTCTCATCCACCTCCGCGAAAGCGACCGGCCGTACGAGATAACCACGGTCGCGCCCCAGGCCCTGGCCTGCCTGCTGCACATGGTGAAGGCCGGAACCCTCAAACGGTGA
- a CDS encoding ATP-binding protein translates to MESAVSLVFPPHPAWVRTARETVRTLLIAADRPELTDTAVLLTSEAVTNAINACAAKGCSTPVTLHAGWPDPARLRVLVHDEAPGLPAVRPATESDEDGRGMRLISYGADAWGVCTHGPGAGKGTWFELGRAC, encoded by the coding sequence ATGGAATCTGCCGTCTCCCTCGTCTTCCCGCCCCACCCCGCCTGGGTCCGCACTGCTCGCGAAACCGTCCGCACCCTCCTCATCGCCGCCGACCGCCCCGAACTCACCGACACCGCAGTGCTGCTGACCTCGGAAGCCGTCACCAACGCCATCAACGCCTGCGCGGCGAAGGGCTGCAGCACCCCCGTCACCCTCCACGCCGGCTGGCCCGACCCCGCCCGCCTCCGCGTCCTCGTACACGACGAAGCCCCCGGCCTACCTGCCGTCCGCCCCGCGACTGAGAGCGACGAGGACGGCCGGGGTATGCGCCTCATCTCGTACGGCGCCGACGCGTGGGGCGTGTGCACGCACGGCCCGGGGGCGGGCAAGGGCACATGGTTCGAGCTGGGGCGCGCATGCTGA
- a CDS encoding GH1 family beta-glucosidase codes for MPEPTTPVTFPPAFLWGAATSAYQIEGAVREDGRTPSIWDTFSHTPGKTAGGEHGDIAIDHYHRYRDDVALMAELGLNAYRFSISWSRVQPTGRGPAVQKGLDFYRRLVDELLSKGIKPAVTLYHWDLPQELEDAGGWPERDIVHRFADYARIVGEALGDRVEQWITLNEPWCSAFLGYGSGVHAPGRTDPVAALRAAHHLNVAHGLGVSALRSVMPARNSVAVSLNPSMVRPFSDSPEDLAAVRKIDDMANGVFHGPMLHGAYPETLFAATSSLTDWSFVLDGDMAIANQPLDALGLNYYSPTLVSAAAEDAAGPRADGHGESDHSPWPAADDVMFHQTPGDRTEMGWTVDPTGLHELIMRYTREAPGLPLYVTENGAAYDDKMDADGRVHDPERIAYLHGHLRAVRRAITEGADVRGYFLWSLMDNFEWAYGYGKRFGAVYVDYATLARTPKSSAYWYAQAAKTGALPPLVTTTS; via the coding sequence ATGCCTGAGCCCACCACGCCGGTTACCTTCCCTCCCGCCTTCCTCTGGGGCGCGGCGACCTCCGCGTACCAGATCGAGGGGGCGGTACGGGAGGACGGCCGTACGCCCTCCATCTGGGACACCTTCAGCCATACGCCGGGCAAGACGGCCGGTGGCGAGCACGGTGACATCGCTATCGACCACTACCACCGCTACCGCGACGACGTGGCGCTCATGGCGGAGCTGGGCCTCAACGCGTACCGCTTCTCGATCTCCTGGTCGCGGGTGCAGCCGACGGGCCGGGGTCCGGCCGTCCAGAAGGGCCTGGACTTCTACCGCCGCCTGGTGGACGAGCTCCTGTCCAAGGGCATCAAGCCCGCCGTCACCCTCTACCACTGGGACCTCCCCCAGGAGTTGGAGGACGCGGGCGGCTGGCCCGAGCGCGACATCGTCCACCGTTTCGCCGACTACGCCCGGATCGTGGGCGAGGCGCTGGGCGACCGCGTCGAGCAGTGGATCACCCTGAACGAGCCGTGGTGCTCGGCGTTCCTGGGCTACGGCTCCGGGGTCCACGCGCCGGGCCGTACGGACCCGGTGGCGGCGCTACGGGCCGCCCACCACCTGAACGTGGCACACGGCCTGGGCGTCTCGGCCCTGCGCTCGGTGATGCCGGCGCGGAATTCGGTGGCGGTGAGCCTGAACCCGTCGATGGTACGGCCGTTCTCGGACTCCCCGGAGGACCTGGCGGCGGTCCGGAAGATCGACGACATGGCGAACGGGGTGTTCCATGGGCCGATGCTGCACGGGGCGTACCCGGAGACCCTGTTCGCGGCGACGTCCTCGCTGACGGACTGGTCGTTCGTACTGGACGGCGACATGGCGATCGCCAACCAGCCGCTGGACGCGCTGGGCCTGAACTACTACTCGCCGACGCTGGTGAGCGCGGCGGCGGAGGATGCGGCGGGCCCGCGCGCGGACGGCCACGGGGAGAGCGACCACTCGCCGTGGCCGGCCGCGGATGATGTCATGTTCCACCAGACGCCGGGCGACCGTACGGAGATGGGCTGGACCGTCGACCCGACCGGCCTGCATGAGCTGATCATGCGGTACACGAGGGAGGCCCCGGGCCTGCCGCTGTATGTGACGGAGAACGGCGCGGCGTACGACGACAAGATGGACGCGGACGGCCGTGTCCACGACCCCGAGCGGATCGCCTACCTGCACGGTCACCTGCGGGCGGTCCGGCGCGCCATCACCGAGGGCGCGGACGTACGCGGCTACTTCCTGTGGTCCCTCATGGACAACTTCGAGTGGGCGTACGGGTACGGGAAGCGGTTCGGGGCGGTGTACGTGGACTACGCGACGCTGGCTCGTACGCCGAAGTCGAGTGCGTACTGGTACGCGCAGGCGGCGAAGACGGGGGCGTTGCCGCCGTTGGTGACGACTACGTCGTAG